TTGTTGTTGAGTGGCGTGTCAGCATCAATCTCCTCTCCGATTGTGTCAACTCATATATTCGTGATGACAATTCTGATATCGTTGCTACTGATACCATGAAGAACACTGTAATTAACTCACCTTCTTTctcattttcattattattattaatattattatttggtgTTTGATTCCGTAGCTTTTGCTTGTTTAAGCTCTGTTTGTTGCGTTCTTATGCGAcggatttttctgatttgatacTCAAAATCTGATTCTCTGAGCTTAATGTTGTGAAAATAAAATCAGGGATTTGGGTTTGTCAAGTTTGtagatttgatttttttcgatCTTTTTATTAAAGTGACTAAATTTGTGGTTGTTTTACgaatctattattttttttatattatgattCCCCGTTGAAGCTGGCTGAGTCAAAATAGGTTTTGCTTTTGCAAGATCGAGTCTAGTCACTTAAAAAATTCAAGACTTGAGTCTCTCCTATTAGTACTTGTTTGAAAGTCTTATGACATATTAGcctatttaaatgtttttaatatGACTTATGTCTAAATATAGGTTAAATAATTAGTAGGAATTTTATGCTTGATAAACTGTAAATTGTGAAAAAACCAAACCACTACTACGAGTGAGCATGATAATAACTAATAAGACTATGAGGAAAATAGGCTAGGATGAGTTTTCAAAGATTGAGACTGTCttgtttattcaaatattttatgtggGTAAATAtgctcaaatttttaaataaaattttaacacattataattttttttatagtggaAACAATACAGATGATATGAtcaccaaaaaaaaataaataatatgatatttatttaaatatgttggTTTGTTAGACCTAAAAGATTTTTTAGATTCTTGACTTGTTTAGTGAAATAAGTTTTTCAATAAGTCTTAACTTTATCTATTTGAAAATAAGTTGTGGCTTTttaaacaatataaatattattaatttataagtcATTATATTTTTACAGTATTTTAAAATGCACAAAATCTTTTTTAAGAGAAAATAGCCCCCAATTCAGTACACCTTCCTAAGGTTAAATCATACACGCAAGACTGAATCACAATTTCTTGTTCTAGGACATGTTTATGTTAAAATGAATTTATACAGAACAGAAAATGTTTGCATGTGTTTAGAAATACTGTATGTCAAGGCAATATGTTACCTGTTGCATCTAGTTTTCATTCTCCATTATATATGTTCACATCAGTTTTGAATTAATTAGGTTTATGCAAAAGCAAAGGAGTGTTCAGAAATACTTTCTGCGGAGGACTTTGCTATTCTACTTGCCAAACATTTTACATCATTTTACAGGCAGGTTGGTGACTGAAAATTTAATACCAATATAGAGATTATTCATAATTTCATACTTTTTTTCTTGTTATCTTGCTCtgtgctttttcttttcttatttttaaagttttatattttgatcAGTCTATCTTTTTCAACGTACTGTTGtccttttaattttcttttacaatCTTTATTTAGTAGAACACAAGGAAATTCCTACTCGGTTTTTTTGCAGGTTACCACTGCTATTGTAAATATTGTGGAGAAACCGTGGGAGCGTGTTAGTGTGGATGGTCAACCTCATGAACATGGTCAGTCACACTATTATACACTACAAATAATATTGCTTGTTTTAAAAGGTGTATGTGATCATTCTGTTATTTGTTAgcttttgtatttaatttttgttacagctaatgtttctttttttagttataaaatctGAAATGTTTTGTCCAAACTTGTATATAATATTGGCATCATTTATTGAGTTAACTAATTTTCAGTATTCTTCATTTAAGTATCATTATGTAGAAAAACAATATGTATGAGGTTTGGATTTAGTGGATGTGATAGTTCTTGTGATCTGGTTGTTAATGCTGTTATTCCCACCTTCATCCTTTTTTTCTGCAACAATACTTGATTCGACTTTGGTGTAGctatataaaatatgatagtCCTCCAAATTTTCAGTTATAAACCGCTGGTTGTTTCTTTTCCGTCCTCAAGtcctttgattttatttttgtaaggtTTCAAACTTGGATCCGAGAAGCATACAACAGAGGCAATAGTAAAAAAGTCTGGTGCACTACAATTGACTTCTGGCATTGAAGGATTATCACTTTTGAAGACAACCAAGGTAAGCTTGCAATATAGCATAGGAACTTGTGCTTTAATTGTCATGTAGTTTTTCCAATTGTGCTTCCATAtgtcctttttttattttatttattttatatttttggtgtTTAAAATTTCTTTCTTGGTTGTAAATGATAATCACACATTAATATTCGTATATTCAGTACCTTAGTAAATGAGTTAATTAGTTAGTGGGTTAATTAGTGCGTTTGTTGGAAGGAAAAATAAGGTATGTTTCCTGTAAATAACCAATGAGATTTAGAGAGTGAGGTTTCTTGTCATGTCAGAGTAGTAGGGCCTTTGGCATTGAGGATGAGAGGTAAAAGATATGTACCACCGACATCGAGACACTTCGATTGAAAGTGTATCCTGTGTCTGACACCGACACATGTAGTAACATTCaattactttcattttttaaattattactgGCGTCTACATGTCAGTGTCGAAGATTCATATTGTAACCAGGGACTTTTTTCCCATTTTCAGTAACAATACTAGTTGGTTTTATTCTATAAGTAAAAGGTTAAGGATAACAATTCCTTAAATAGGTTACAGAAGAAGTTTCATGTCTTCATGGTTGATGTGAACTTATTCAAATGATAGATGAAGAAAACTGTTTCAGCATTGGGTCTTGTTCAATTATTCATGGGCATATAGATTTTTACCGGACATCTATTAGAGATCCTGTTTCTAGAAGCTTCTTCCAAATGTTACTCAGTTTTTGTTTAAAGGATGTGTTACACCACTATAAGAGTACTCCATTTGTCTTATTTTGCTCCCCATCTTCTCCCATGAAGAAATCTGAATCAGTATAGTTAAATGGCGGCCATGGCGTTGCGGTTTTTTGGACAATCGCCATAGGCAATTTGTGAAGCAATGCCCTCCATGGCGTGTTTATATGGTGGATTTTTTTGCCTTCAACAATATTCTGCTACCCGCCATCCGCAATACTGATTTGAATTACttcttgataaaattatttctcACAGTATGTAACTAACTATAAACAGTTTCCAAGAATTTGCTGCATGATAAGAAAATTCAAGCtgattttcttttgaatttgatttttggtGTGACTTGTGAGCAGTCTGGTTTTGAGGGTTTCATAAGAGACAAGTTTACAGCACTTCCCGAAACACGTGAAAGGATGCTTGCAACAGAAGTAACTGCTCTATGGAGGTAATTCCTTTTTTGGTACTTCATCTTGGCGAATTTTAACAAACAAGAAGTAATAACAAAGTTGTCTTCCTGTAAGCTATGTAGAAGAGTCATAACTCATAAGATTTAAAACAGACTCTTCAATCTTTCAGAAGCTGATTCTGCAGGCTCAATTATTGATGAATTTCATAACAATTTCTAAAACTTGTCGTATCATTCGTTAATCATAAGATGGAAGTTTGTACCACATCCTCCAGCCAAGGAAACCATTGTACTTGTGTTCTCTTTAACTTGGAAAATACAGAATTCATGCCTCTAAATTGAATGTGGTTGTAGGTACACGTATGAATCATTCTATAGCATCCCTCAGAAGCCGCTTTATTTTACAGACAAGTATCTGGATGTAAAAAGAGTTCTTGTTGACACATTTTTTGGCTCTCCAAAGGAAGGAGTCTATAGTCCATCTGTTCAAAGTACTCTCTACCAGATGGGAAAGGCCACACTAAACAGGTTTCTCTCTGTCCTACCCTCTCAGTGTGTCTATGTAAATCTATCAAACTTATCTTCCGACGTAAACACTTAAGAGACTCTTTGAGAGAGTTTATAAAAACAGTTTATGACACATGCATAAGCTATTTTCAGCTTATTTGTATATGTTCTCCATGATAGCTtaaaaaaacaacttatagcttgtatgaaaataatttgactttattttatctcttGTTATATAAACACTTATATATGATAAGCGTTTATGCTATAAATACTTAATTAAGGTGTTTATCTAGACAAGACTTCTTTCGGTGTCTCACCGCCGCATCATGTTTTTCTCTAAGGGCCACAAATTGAATGCTTATGCTAAATGGCGACTAACAATTAAATGTTATGCATCAGGTTTCCTGACATAGCTTCTATTCAACTAAAGATGCCAAATATTCATTTCCTACCAGTCAATCTCTCAAACAAGGATGGACACATTGTAAAGGTATTGATTCTTTTCCTGAAAAGCTTGCAGAAGTTGATAGAACCCattaaaattcttaatttgATTTCATTACCGTTGATATCTTCCTCCTTTAGGAGATAAAACTGGAATTTGGTCTTTAATGAATATAGACATACAACATTTGGATTTACATTTCAGTCATGACCTTAATTGCAGCTATGAAATATTGCCATGACACACCTGATTCGAGTTTGTAATAATTTAACagttaatgtgaaaatataggGGCCACTTACTTTGTgtgaacattttttattttcattttttcaattttttttcgttAATTTTCCTTGTTAACTAGTAGATAAGAGACTTTTAAAGTGAACAATTGCATGTATTtctgaaaaaaatgaaaatgtaaaaaatttgtttattatttttagaaatgcattttttttaactagCATTTCATATTCTCTTCATAAAAATAGTTCACTTCAAaattctctctctttctcacaAGATAAAAAGAacacaaattttagaaaatgaaaaatataaaatattttcacaatgTAAAGGAGCTCTAGGTTTTTCCATTCTACTATGACATCAGTACAACTGTTAAATGATACTGATGTTTATGCAGTTTGACGACGATGTTTATTTACCAACGGACGAGCCACACGGTTCAATTGAAGCTAGCTTGAGCCGCACTCGGTCAAAGATGTAGAAACTACTTTAACATCTCAGCTCATCCCTACTGGTCAATTGGTGCTGCTGCTTATACAGTGGTTTTTGTCTTAATTTAAGAGCACGTAACAAGTAAACCTGGCAAGAGATATTAATCTTAATGTTGGTTTGTTTTCTGTGCCTCTTGTTTCATGGAAAACTTGCATGATCCATATCATGCAGGTTGCACCAATGTAGATCAAAACTCTTGTTGGGGTTATAACTTGTTCGGATGTCTGAAAATTCCAATAAagtcttttaataatatttccATCATGAATTCTTGTCCTGTTTTTTCCTTTCTCTCGTTTCTGACCCATGCATATGCTTCTGCATAGATCTGTACATGGGTTGGGTTTGGCCAAACCCAATACCCTAGCAAATCATAATCTGATCTTTCTTTGAAGGAGTAGATGAATTCTATGTTTTAGACACTAAAATCTGCTGAAAGGTCTGAAGCTGAAAATGAATGTcaacattaaaataaagtatCATTTACATACCTATGCTTGCAAGCATGATTGGGCATAGTTTAAAGATCTTAGCAGATGAAAGTGTCAAATGGGAAGAGAATTAGCACATATTATTCATAGGAGTAATGCAATCCTAAAATTGTGTTGGGATGAGCAGAACCATTGGTGAATTGCATAAATTGAATTCTATAAATGAGGATTGTACAATAATCTTTCAAAATCATCAAGCATCTTTTTTTCCTTCTATCGATACTATctttatcatatttttgttaatCTGTGTGAATAATTATTAAGTCTTTGTATTGAAATaacaagtttttaatttttgtttttgaacttTTGAGCAATTTATAATTAgctcattaattaaaattagagatttaattacaaattaattaaaaattagtaacttaattataaatcattttaaagtttaggagacatttaattataaatcatttaaaagttaaaggatgctattaaaaatatagtttagaaacttaattataaattgtgaACAAGTTTGAAGagattcaattataaatattacagCTCAAGAacgttttcttcttttttattttttatttatttattttttattgaagttCAATGAcgtatttataaattttcaataacTCAAGAACCTTTGGACAAATCAATCCAAAATATTAAGAGGTAACACATGAATTTTCTGATACAAGTCAAGGTCATATAAAATTTGtctacttttttgttgttgtaaatattaacaatttgaatttaattttgattaattatcaactaattaaaattaatcatatatttttgttgaaaatgaaGGGGTCAAGCccacagaaaaaaaaaagaataaaaaatttatagaaaacaACCAGATTTCTATTAGCCAATATTTATTCCtagatttatttttctctattttaaaattatatcattgttgataatttctattaatttaaatgaataaatattatatttttagtaaaaaaaattttaagataGTTTGATGTTGATAtattctattaatttaaataaataaatatcatatttttagtaaaaaaaacacttttaagatagtttgattttaaaatcaattatttttttattctactattataattgattgatacTATATAAATCCTTTTAAGAAACGTATATACCAATTTAATGTTGTTTGTGTGTGTTCCTagaatttttagaaaatagttgAGGGTAAACCAATTCACTAAAAGACAAATTGGTGCATATTCCAAAGGATCACCCATGCTCTTTGTCCATTCTCAAACTTGCTTTCAAAGTTGTCCTATATGGAATATTATATACCTACCTATCTAATAAACCAACAACTTGTATATATTTGAtcctcaaattaaaataaacatcaaACTTAAAACTCAAAATACTACTCTAGattcttttttcatttatcaACATAACCTTTGTTTTATCAAATATACTACTCTAGCTTCTACTCATTCAAAAAATACTTACCTCCTTAACAACGACAACATAACATTCAAAACACACAAACTACTAATCACCACTATATAAATATCTATGCAcactaaaatagaaaaattaaaactacTACAACCATGTTTATGTTTTTAGTTCTCTTTACCTTACTACTCAAAACTCTAACAGCTACAACAAACACTGTGGTTAGTCCAACAACATTCTCCTTTATTTCTTTTAGCCACGAAAGTTGCACAAATGGTGAATTACTTTGTATGGGTTCAGCCACTACAGAAAATGGATATATAAGTCTCACACCAGAGTCAGAGACACAACAAAGCAACAATTCAAATTCTCTCTTTGATGAATCTAGTAGCATAGCCAACAAAGTAGGAAGGGTTTTGTATCCTCATCCAGTTCATGTTTGGCCAGCAATTATCACTACCACATTCACTCTTAGGATTACTCCGTTTGCGAAAAACTCGACCGGTTCGGGTGATGGAATGGCATTAGTATTTGCACAAGATAATAGGCCTTCACCAAATGATAGTTATGGTTCTTATCTTGGCATGTTTGATAGGTCTACACAAGGTAaacttatgaaaacaatttaaaagtttataagagttttactttattttatcttttgatatagaaattgtttataaatagaGCTCgtttgttaaatattatttttcaaaataatcacttttTAAAGTTTTCATCCGTTTGctacaatttttgaaaaaaataagaatttgaaACATAACCTAAAAACTCTTTCAAATGAGAAGCTATTTTGAGTAATTTCTCATAAaagtcattttttataattgatttttaaaataaagtgattTTCATTATAGAGGACAAACACAAAATAACTTCtgcttttttcaaatttttttaataaatatcgaATGTCAAAGTCACTTTTTTTCCTATAATCTTAACAAAAAGGCTCATAAGAACTTATATGAAAGGCGCTTGTGCTATAAGTACTTAATTAAACTGTTTATCCAAACATAAATTTACTAAGTTTTCAGGGAAAAAAGTATAGTCTAAACTAAAAATGTTGTGCAGGTGGGAATTTTCAACAAATAGGTGTGGAGTTAGACACATACATGAATGAATTTGATCCAGATGGAAACCACATTGGCATAATCACAACAAGCATAACAAATGCAGTTGCTTTTCATAGTCTCAACAGCACTTTTGTTGATCTCAAAAGTGGAAGAGACATTGTTGTTAAAGTTGACTATAATGGATGGACTAGAATGATATTTGTGTCAATAGGATACTCAAATAGTCAAATAAAGAGTGTTCTCAATCATTCAATTACATTACCTGATATAATACCAAGCTCAGTTTATGTTGGTTTCACAGCCTCAACTGGAAAAACTTTTCCTGAAACTCATCAAGTGCTCAATTGGGTCTTCACATCAGTTCCATTGCCTGTTCTTTCTTTGAAACATAGTGAACTTGGAAAAATCAAGATCATGCTATTGATAATTTTTATACCAGTTCTTGTGTCAATGAGTTTACTTCCTCTTATTTGGGAAGCTTGGAAGAAAAGATGTGAGAAGGGTGACCGGAAAGAGGACATAGAAAGGCTATCGATGACAGCTGCGGATGCGCCTAAGATGTTCAGTTACAAGCAACTGTCGAAAGCGACGTGcaattttagaaaagaaaatcTTGTGGGAAGAGGTGGATTTGGAAGTGTTTATAAAGGTGTCTTATTGGAGTGTGGAAAAAGTATAGCAGTAAAGAAAATCTCAGCTACCTCTAAGCAAGGTAAATATGTTGTTGTAACTGGTTATAAACTATGACATTAAAATGTTTGGAACTTGAATAGCATGAAACAGCGTGTATTGGGAAAAATCCCAAGTCCTACCTCATCCAGAAATATGGCCTAAACAgaacttttaaattttgaaaatgcaCACCTTACGAATTGGTTTTGTGTGGTTAAATCAGATTCAAAATCTAAGATGGTATAAGAATTTATCTTAGATCAGCCttgttttgttgtattttttttatgcacCAAACAAACAGATAATTGTTTTGTAATATTCTATTTATCACTATCTACCAAACATTGCTATATGGATACAAGATATAGATGATGAAGTCTCTAAATTTGCAATGAAGCTAATCATGCTTAATTGAAACTTGTGTTGAAAGAATTTGTCCATTCTTTCATTGTTTTTGCTCTTAAACATACTCAATCACATGCTCCTTATTTGTGACAATTTTTGACCATTTTGTTCTCCCTTGTTTCTTTGGTTATATAAACAGGTGAAAGAGAGTTCTTAGCTGAAATATGTACCATAGGACGTCTTCGACACAAAAACTTAGTACAACTCCAAGGATGGTGCAATGAAGGCAAGAATCTTCTCTTGGTTTATGATTACATGCAAAATGGAAGCCTTGATCACTTCATAGGCAACAATGAGATTCTAGATTGGCAAACAAGGCACAAGATATTAACAGGATTAGCATCATCATTACTTTACCTTCATGAAGAATGTGGAAATCCTGTAGTTCATAGAGATGTCAAACCTAACAACATAATGCTAGATTCTAATTACAATCCTCATTTAGGAGATTTTGGTCTAGCAAGATTACTAAAAAATGAGGACTCAGTAACTACAAATTTAGCAGGAACACCAGGCTATTTAGCCCCTGAAATAGGGTTCACAGGTAAAGCAACACCAGAATCAGATGTTTATAGCTTTGGTATGGTTGTACTTGAATTAATATGTGGTAAAAGATCAAAAAGGGTAATGGAAGATAATAGTTTGGTGGACTATGTTTGGAATTTTCATGCTCAAAATCAAATTCTTGCGTGTGTTGATAAAcaattgaaaaatcaatttgatGTGGAAGAAGCTAAAAGGTGTTTGATGGTTGGATTGGCTTGTTTGCATCCAGATTCATCGTTTAGGCCAAAGATGAGGAAAGTTGTGCAAATTTTTTTGAATGCAAATGAGTCTTTGATGGAATTACCTGAAATGAGACCAACTGGAGTTTATGTGTCAGTTTCCTGTACATCAATCACAGAGTTTGTTTCAAGAACTGAGTTAGAGCTTCATTCATCCACAACAtcatcaatggaaaaaatttcTAATTGTACAGTATGAAGTAGGATCAGTAATCATTGCTTTTGCAGCTACATAACAAtggttattttttatcattactTACCACTAAAGGATTAAATAGGCATAAGATAATAATTACCAGTCACAAATTTATCGCAGTCATTTCTTTCCGTTCAATTTTGTACAAGATCTTTACTagttattattatctataaGAGAAAACAAGATTCTTTGAAGagacttatattttattttaaattttccaCGGAATTGAGAATTATGATTAAACacaataaaaagataaataaaatttgaaatgataATATGAAGAATTATTATACAGTTAGAGTATCATccatttttatagtatttttaatGCAACTAACTTAATAAAACTCCACCTAAACATAACAAGATCTTTACTAGTTACTTTTTGGAAGAGAAAACAAAAGATTATTTGGATTGAATTAAGATTGGTTTAAACATATGGTTGGTCCTTATaagttaatgtttttttttttttttttttttttttaattttcatccttgtaatttttttgtttcaacTCTAATCGTaagtttaaatttgttttaaaatcgtCTTTTctgttaataacataaaaaaaaaaaaaaaactgaggTGGCAAACGGAGAAGgaacgaaaataaaaaattaaaaaagcgAATTTAGAGGgacaaaaatcaaatgaaagcATATATGTTTGGTCCATGTAAGTTGTCtcttttttcattttcgtccttgtaagttttttttttctttccgttTCTCCtcatatttcataaatttttttaatagtcaaTAGCAGCCGagacaattttaaaacaaaattgaacttACAAGATtaatgttgaaaaaaaaatgctaaCTTAGAAGGAATCGTATATTTAAGCCATTAAAATTTTATGGGAAGatatatttgttatatgtataaattattatctgcTTCAGTAGTAACTTTTGTGCAGCTATCTATGAGTTTTGAGTTTGAGAAAGTACTTGATctaaaaatcaatcaaattgtcatttcaaATTGAGCAGTATCACAATTCTTTGACAAAAACACTTCTCATAACTCAAATTGTAAGAAAGTTTCACATtccattttgtttttagttaCACAAAAGTACCACAATGGTTAGTGAATAGTGAATTATACTAATTAACTAACATATGAATATTTACATGTAAAAAACATACAAAAGTATGGATAtggaaattttaatttagaagGATATATTGagaaatcatttaaaaatgtcCTAATACTCATACATGGAAGCCACTTTTCTTTTTGATAGATAGAGAGATTAATGAAGAGATGAAATATCTCGACATTAAGTGATAATGAGAATGAGAAGAGTTGAAAAATCCTCATTCTTGAGAGAGTTGAGGAATTGCCAATCATATCCTAATGAGATAAACATGTGGGTGATCATTTTATCATGTGAGATTTGAACGTGAATGTTATCAATCTTGTAACTTTtcatattattcttttattttgtcatcatatgtTAGATGCATATCATACAATAGAAAACTATGATATAGATATagtaaaatattgaataaagCCAACTTTTGGAATGAATTAGAAGAGAGACATATTTCAAGAAACATTGGTTTCATATCAACCtccttttttatttgatttagtgGATCGTTATTCAATCAATCATTCAAAGATTACTCCCCCCTCCTCTCGAGATTAGACATAAAGAAAAGGCATTTAGCCACTGTTCATTCAAACAGACAACCCTTCCTCATCTCTTTATTCTCATTACCTCGTTATTGGTAGCTTacctttctctttttctctcatcactctctttttttttcttttgtctttccATAATCAAGTTTTGAGCTTATTCATCCCAAAAACAATTATTCCATTCCTTGTGTTTCAAACTGTGTTGCTTTCCATCATTTTTTATGCTTCAACAAGATTCAACACAACCagataactttacatattttatatatcataGAAAGAGAGAAAGCAAAAGTGGCATCACATGCAAAGCCAAAATTTCCCTAATCACAAGAAAGGCACAAAActcaaatcatatttttaggCCATGATTTTAATTTGCGGTTAGCTGCaaacatttatattattgtaaatGTAGAAAAATGTGACCTAAATTGTAGTTGCAATGATGTTgcagaaatttaaaaatacaatattatagCAGTAATTACGGTTGCAGACCACAATTTAAAACCACGGTTTAGGCCTTAGtagtctcttcaaat
The genomic region above belongs to Cicer arietinum cultivar CDC Frontier isolate Library 1 chromosome 4, Cicar.CDCFrontier_v2.0, whole genome shotgun sequence and contains:
- the LOC101508552 gene encoding probable L-type lectin-domain containing receptor kinase S.5 — encoded protein: MFMFLVLFTLLLKTLTATTNTVVSPTTFSFISFSHESCTNGELLCMGSATTENGYISLTPESETQQSNNSNSLFDESSSIANKVGRVLYPHPVHVWPAIITTTFTLRITPFAKNSTGSGDGMALVFAQDNRPSPNDSYGSYLGMFDRSTQGGNFQQIGVELDTYMNEFDPDGNHIGIITTSITNAVAFHSLNSTFVDLKSGRDIVVKVDYNGWTRMIFVSIGYSNSQIKSVLNHSITLPDIIPSSVYVGFTASTGKTFPETHQVLNWVFTSVPLPVLSLKHSELGKIKIMLLIIFIPVLVSMSLLPLIWEAWKKRCEKGDRKEDIERLSMTAADAPKMFSYKQLSKATCNFRKENLVGRGGFGSVYKGVLLECGKSIAVKKISATSKQGEREFLAEICTIGRLRHKNLVQLQGWCNEGKNLLLVYDYMQNGSLDHFIGNNEILDWQTRHKILTGLASSLLYLHEECGNPVVHRDVKPNNIMLDSNYNPHLGDFGLARLLKNEDSVTTNLAGTPGYLAPEIGFTGKATPESDVYSFGMVVLELICGKRSKRVMEDNSLVDYVWNFHAQNQILACVDKQLKNQFDVEEAKRCLMVGLACLHPDSSFRPKMRKVVQIFLNANESLMELPEMRPTGVYVSVSCTSITEFVSRTELELHSSTTSSMEKISNCTV
- the LOC101500535 gene encoding uricase-2 isozyme 1-like, yielding MAKNVEGFEFEQRHGKERVRVARVWKSKDGKRHFVVEWRVSINLLSDCVNSYIRDDNSDIVATDTMKNTVYAKAKECSEILSAEDFAILLAKHFTSFYRQVTTAIVNIVEKPWERVSVDGQPHEHGFKLGSEKHTTEAIVKKSGALQLTSGIEGLSLLKTTKSGFEGFIRDKFTALPETRERMLATEVTALWRYTYESFYSIPQKPLYFTDKYLDVKRVLVDTFFGSPKEGVYSPSVQSTLYQMGKATLNRFPDIASIQLKMPNIHFLPVNLSNKDGHIVKFDDDVYLPTDEPHGSIEASLSRTRSKM